One Clostridium estertheticum DNA segment encodes these proteins:
- a CDS encoding DnaA N-terminal domain-containing protein, with protein MNTQIKDIWEKTLNIIKGELTEVSFNTWIKSIEPMALDNNTFKLGVPNNFTKDILENRYKDLIMNAVKLLTSKTYKIEFFILSEEVAEIETPKAKREAERNNLIVNDE; from the coding sequence ATGAACACCCAAATTAAAGATATCTGGGAAAAAACCTTAAACATAATAAAAGGCGAACTTACAGAAGTTAGTTTTAATACTTGGATTAAAAGTATAGAACCTATGGCCTTAGATAATAATACTTTTAAATTAGGTGTTCCTAATAATTTTACCAAAGATATTCTTGAAAATAGATATAAGGATTTGATAATGAATGCCGTTAAATTACTTACTTCTAAAACATATAAGATAGAATTCTTTATATTATCTGAAGAAGTAGCAGAAATTGAAACACCGAAAGCGAAAAGAGAAGCAGAACGTAATAACTTAATAGTTAATGATGAA